A single region of the Kiritimatiellia bacterium genome encodes:
- a CDS encoding ferredoxin — translation MKVKIDADLCTGCGLCVDTCPEVFAMDDSTAKVIAAEVPAKVLDACREAADNCPVEAIAIEE, via the coding sequence ATGAAAGTAAAAATAGATGCTGATCTGTGCACGGGATGCGGGTTGTGTGTTGATACCTGTCCCGAAGTATTTGCGATGGATGATTCCACGGCCAAGGTCATTGCGGCGGAAGTTCCGGCGAAAGTTTTGGATGCCTGCCGGGAAGCGGCCGACAATTGTCCGGTGGAGGCGATTGCGATTGAAGAATGA